The Ensifer canadensis genome has a segment encoding these proteins:
- a CDS encoding ABC transporter substrate-binding protein: MKHGIIRTFVLAAAMTAVVAGAAQAGAGAKLVPEAVRQAGKITVGSQQTFPPIEFREPGASEVTGASSDLLHEIAKRLELKLEYVQAEYAALIPGIEAKRFDVASGGISDTEEREQKLDFVNYMLSGGSAMVRTEDADKYKTIADFCGKSVATLLGSRVIMAKVEEASAACTAKGEAEIRAEQLPSAPDARMQLDLKRVDAYLGDFPALVYMSGQFPGKYSIVGGNYMLTPYITSWGFSKDNTGLRDAVKLTLQEMLADGGYKSIMDKWGVGGALLPEITVNLPASKR; this comes from the coding sequence ATGAAACATGGGATCATCCGCACGTTTGTACTGGCGGCTGCGATGACGGCGGTCGTCGCCGGCGCCGCGCAGGCCGGGGCGGGGGCGAAGCTCGTGCCCGAGGCCGTTCGCCAGGCAGGCAAGATCACTGTAGGATCGCAGCAGACCTTTCCGCCGATCGAATTCCGTGAGCCGGGCGCAAGCGAGGTGACGGGCGCTAGCTCCGATCTCCTGCACGAGATCGCCAAGCGTCTCGAGCTGAAGCTCGAGTATGTGCAGGCCGAGTATGCGGCCCTCATTCCCGGTATCGAAGCCAAGCGCTTCGACGTCGCCTCCGGCGGAATCAGTGACACCGAAGAGCGCGAGCAGAAGCTCGATTTCGTGAACTACATGTTGTCCGGCGGCTCGGCCATGGTGCGCACCGAGGATGCGGACAAGTACAAGACCATCGCGGATTTCTGCGGCAAGTCCGTCGCTACACTGCTCGGCAGCCGCGTCATCATGGCGAAGGTCGAGGAGGCATCCGCCGCCTGCACGGCCAAGGGTGAGGCGGAAATCCGCGCCGAGCAACTTCCCTCGGCACCCGATGCCCGCATGCAGCTCGACCTCAAGCGTGTCGATGCCTATCTCGGTGACTTTCCCGCACTCGTCTACATGAGTGGTCAGTTCCCGGGCAAATACTCCATCGTCGGCGGTAACTACATGCTGACGCCCTACATCACCTCCTGGGGTTTTTCCAAGGACAACACCGGCCTTCGTGATGCGGTGAAGCTGACGCTACAGGAAATGCTGGCTGACGGCGGCTACAAGAGCATCATGGACAAGTGGGGTGTTGGCGGCGCCCTGCTGCCGGAAATTACCGTCAACCTGCCGGCCAGCAAGCGCTGA
- a CDS encoding amino acid ABC transporter permease, with product MAMTNRLSASELPIVHRRRWGAWLLGAVALALVVTIVHAAIRARIVNLGVFADYIFDPLIVMGAVNALMLGTLALFIATAIGFVAALMRVSGNPILVAISSTYVYLFRGTPMLIQLIFWFNAVPIMFPSITIGLPFMAEPLYSTPTTSLVTPFLAALAGLSLAEGAYMSEIIRAGILAVDKGQRAAATALGMTQPQVLAQVVIPQASRIIIPAAGNQYIMLLKSSSLASAIGYLELLRVATDIYSSNFQVVELLAVAAFWYLVMTAFATAIQTVLEKVFPQR from the coding sequence ATGGCCATGACGAACCGTCTTTCTGCCTCGGAGCTCCCGATCGTGCATCGACGCCGCTGGGGAGCCTGGCTCCTCGGCGCCGTCGCGCTGGCGCTGGTGGTGACGATCGTTCATGCGGCTATCCGCGCGCGGATCGTCAACCTCGGCGTCTTCGCCGACTACATCTTCGATCCGCTCATCGTCATGGGGGCGGTCAACGCCCTCATGCTCGGCACGCTGGCACTGTTCATCGCCACTGCGATCGGGTTCGTGGCCGCGCTGATGCGGGTGAGCGGCAACCCCATCCTGGTCGCGATCTCCTCGACCTATGTCTATCTCTTCCGCGGCACGCCGATGCTGATCCAGCTCATCTTCTGGTTCAACGCGGTGCCGATCATGTTCCCCTCGATCACCATCGGCCTGCCCTTCATGGCCGAACCGCTATACTCGACGCCGACGACCTCACTCGTGACGCCCTTCCTTGCCGCGCTCGCCGGCCTCAGCCTTGCGGAAGGCGCTTACATGAGCGAGATCATTCGCGCCGGCATCCTTGCGGTCGACAAGGGCCAGCGGGCGGCGGCGACCGCGCTCGGCATGACCCAGCCTCAGGTGCTGGCGCAGGTCGTTATTCCGCAGGCCAGCCGCATAATCATCCCGGCGGCGGGCAACCAGTACATCATGCTCTTGAAATCGTCGTCGCTTGCCTCGGCCATTGGCTATCTCGAACTCTTGCGCGTGGCGACAGACATCTATTCGTCGAACTTCCAGGTCGTCGAGCTGCTGGCCGTCGCGGCCTTCTGGTATCTCGTCATGACCGCCTTCGCGACAGCGATCCAGACCGTCCTCGAAAAGGTTTTCCCGCAAAGATGA
- a CDS encoding amino acid ABC transporter ATP-binding protein, giving the protein MSIAPEHSHAVSVVGVSKKWGTVSAFTDVSFDVPQGEVVALLGPSGAGKSTLLRCVNHLETISAGRIYVHGDLIGYRLGDQALYELSDAEISRQRQKIGMVFQHFNLFKHMTALQNVMSGPVHVLKRPKAEVGKLAMDLLAKVGLKAKADAYPSELSGGQQQRVAIARALAMQPRVLLLDEPTSALDPELAQEVVETIRKLAEEGQTMLIATHDMAIAREVADRVIFMEGGRLAEDAPSSEFFTAPKSDRARQFLARLLPAVH; this is encoded by the coding sequence ATGAGCATCGCACCCGAACATTCCCACGCCGTTTCCGTGGTTGGCGTCTCCAAAAAATGGGGAACCGTCTCGGCCTTCACCGATGTCAGCTTCGACGTGCCGCAGGGCGAGGTCGTGGCGCTGCTCGGTCCCTCAGGCGCCGGCAAGTCCACGCTGCTGCGCTGCGTCAACCATCTGGAAACCATCTCCGCCGGCCGCATCTACGTGCACGGCGATCTGATCGGCTACCGGCTGGGCGATCAGGCGCTTTACGAACTGTCCGACGCGGAGATCAGCCGCCAGCGGCAGAAGATCGGCATGGTGTTCCAGCACTTCAACCTGTTCAAGCACATGACGGCGCTCCAGAATGTCATGAGCGGACCAGTCCATGTGCTAAAACGGCCGAAGGCAGAAGTGGGCAAGCTGGCGATGGACCTGCTCGCCAAGGTCGGGCTTAAGGCCAAGGCGGATGCCTACCCCTCGGAGCTATCCGGCGGCCAGCAACAGCGGGTCGCCATCGCTCGGGCTCTTGCCATGCAGCCGCGCGTTCTGCTGCTCGACGAGCCGACCTCCGCGCTCGACCCGGAACTCGCTCAGGAAGTCGTCGAGACGATCCGCAAGCTGGCGGAGGAGGGCCAGACGATGCTGATCGCTACCCACGACATGGCCATCGCGCGCGAGGTGGCCGACCGGGTGATCTTCATGGAGGGCGGGCGTCTCGCCGAAGACGCGCCGTCCAGCGAATTCTTCACCGCACCGAAGAGTGACCGTGCCCGGCAATTCCTGGCGCGACTCCTGCCTGCGGTGCACTAG
- a CDS encoding VOC family protein, which produces MTGIFQHLHHVCILVHDLEKTVFYYESLGVGPWFDYPKKGTYVELEVPNKAASDAMRYKCCDLDNVQLQLCQPGELDSPQKRFLDERGEGVYHLGFEVADRDAAEANGRALGLGVIARGKKTDGSGFCYFDTREKAGTVLEIRKS; this is translated from the coding sequence ATGACCGGAATCTTCCAGCACCTGCATCACGTTTGCATCCTCGTCCACGACCTGGAGAAGACGGTTTTCTATTACGAAAGCCTCGGCGTCGGTCCTTGGTTCGACTATCCGAAGAAGGGCACCTATGTCGAACTGGAGGTGCCCAACAAAGCGGCTTCGGATGCCATGCGCTACAAATGCTGCGACCTCGACAATGTGCAGCTCCAGCTCTGCCAGCCCGGTGAGCTGGACTCCCCACAAAAGCGGTTCCTCGATGAGCGCGGAGAGGGCGTCTACCATCTGGGCTTCGAAGTCGCCGACCGGGACGCGGCGGAGGCAAACGGCCGCGCGCTTGGGCTTGGCGTGATTGCCCGCGGGAAAAAGACCGATGGATCGGGCTTTTGCTATTTCGACACGCGGGAGAAGGCGGGCACCGTGCTCGAAATCCGAAAATCGTGA
- a CDS encoding DMT family transporter, which yields MRQAIARIFSIAGPEVALRALFRGRESVVLCLTAMFLFAASDVIAKHLSMTFHPLQIAWFRYAVALFFLAAICLRFGRPTRSVFASAQLVRGLGMAGATILLVAALRLQPMAEATALVFISPCLVTLLCVLILKERVHVWQWVGLIGGLLGVLVILRPGFAGYNPAALFSIASAACWATALVMTRRAVVADSLTTTLAYSALTGFVLLTGTLPFVLHTMTTVDIALSVAMACLWLAAHVSIAFAYRRPEVHVSRLAPISYTHVLWAVSFGYLVFGAIPDGMTIIGAGLIIASGLVAHKAQDKPLVTPSERTLS from the coding sequence GTGAGACAGGCGATAGCGCGCATCTTTTCCATCGCGGGCCCCGAAGTCGCTTTGCGCGCGCTATTCCGCGGGCGCGAGAGCGTCGTGCTGTGCCTGACCGCCATGTTTCTATTTGCGGCATCAGACGTCATCGCCAAGCATCTATCGATGACCTTTCATCCCTTGCAGATTGCTTGGTTCCGCTATGCGGTGGCGCTCTTTTTTCTTGCAGCGATTTGCCTGCGCTTCGGCAGACCGACGCGAAGTGTGTTTGCGTCAGCACAACTCGTTCGCGGCCTCGGCATGGCCGGTGCAACGATCTTGCTGGTGGCGGCCCTGCGCCTGCAGCCGATGGCCGAAGCGACGGCGCTTGTCTTCATTTCCCCGTGCCTGGTCACACTGCTTTGCGTACTGATACTCAAGGAGAGAGTGCATGTCTGGCAGTGGGTTGGCCTTATTGGCGGTTTGCTGGGAGTTCTGGTCATCCTGCGTCCCGGATTTGCCGGCTACAATCCCGCGGCGCTTTTCTCTATCGCCTCCGCCGCCTGCTGGGCGACGGCCCTGGTCATGACGCGAAGGGCGGTAGTCGCCGACAGCCTGACGACGACACTTGCCTATTCCGCCCTGACGGGTTTTGTGCTTTTGACTGGCACGCTGCCCTTCGTCCTCCATACCATGACGACCGTTGATATCGCCCTTTCGGTCGCGATGGCGTGTCTGTGGCTGGCGGCGCACGTCTCCATTGCCTTCGCCTATCGCCGACCCGAGGTACACGTCTCTCGGTTGGCGCCGATTTCCTACACCCACGTCCTCTGGGCCGTCAGTTTCGGCTACCTCGTCTTCGGCGCGATACCAGACGGCATGACGATCATTGGTGCAGGGCTGATCATCGCCAGCGGCCTGGTGGCGCACAAAGCGCAGGACAAGCCGCTCGTAACCCCATCGGAAAGGACTTTGTCATGA
- the proC gene encoding pyrroline-5-carboxylate reductase yields MTQVLLIGAGNMGFAMLRTWIGMEGHRFAVVEVNESLRQRAESVGAQAYDAVSDLPVDLAANVVVIATKPQAVADAVADSRAVLGQDGLLMSVAAGITIDGMRQYAGEGPAIVRCMPNTPAAIGEGMVVCCASANARSSDRALALSLLSAIGRVAFIENESLMDAVTAMSGSGPAYVFHLLEAFSAAGVAAGLPEDLAMTLAKQTVFGAAKLALASGADPAVLREQVTSAHGTTAAALSVLMNPEVGLAVLFRRAVEAARHRSLELGAE; encoded by the coding sequence ATGACGCAGGTTCTGCTTATCGGTGCGGGCAATATGGGGTTCGCCATGCTGCGAACCTGGATCGGGATGGAGGGCCATCGTTTCGCGGTCGTCGAAGTCAATGAGAGCTTGCGGCAGCGGGCGGAGAGCGTCGGCGCGCAAGCCTATGATGCCGTGTCCGACCTGCCGGTGGATTTAGCGGCAAATGTCGTGGTGATCGCGACCAAGCCGCAGGCGGTCGCCGATGCGGTTGCAGACAGCCGAGCCGTTCTCGGCCAAGACGGACTGCTAATGTCAGTCGCTGCCGGCATCACCATCGATGGCATGCGTCAATATGCGGGGGAGGGACCTGCCATTGTCCGCTGCATGCCGAATACGCCCGCGGCGATCGGCGAAGGCATGGTCGTCTGCTGCGCAAGCGCGAATGCGCGCTCGTCAGACCGCGCGCTCGCACTGAGCCTGCTTTCAGCCATTGGCCGCGTTGCGTTTATCGAAAACGAGAGCTTGATGGACGCGGTGACGGCAATGTCCGGTTCCGGACCGGCCTATGTCTTCCATCTGCTAGAAGCCTTTAGCGCGGCGGGCGTCGCGGCTGGCCTGCCAGAGGACCTCGCCATGACGTTGGCCAAGCAGACCGTCTTCGGCGCGGCGAAGCTGGCATTGGCGTCGGGTGCCGATCCAGCCGTCCTTCGTGAGCAGGTGACAAGCGCGCACGGCACGACGGCCGCCGCTCTCTCCGTGCTGATGAACCCGGAAGTCGGCTTGGCTGTTTTGTTTCGGCGCGCTGTCGAGGCGGCACGGCACCGCTCGTTGGAGCTCGGTGCCGAGTAA
- a CDS encoding GntR family transcriptional regulator, producing MVSRKTSAGEFIASDVRNRLRSMILGAELKPGQRLVEDDLCERLNVGRTPVREALLLLQGEGFLSRERGWVVETIDRSQVHAIFESRAAIEAATARLAARHAEPGELEALALLIEAMEPAESLTRGELNTLNTQFHKLIVTASKNMFLGQFHERTQFHYWMLRVPILFSEAEIKETNLQHRRILDALVKGDEDEAERAARDHVEATMAIVEPAIQL from the coding sequence ATGGTTTCACGGAAGACTTCGGCGGGCGAATTCATCGCTTCGGATGTTCGCAATCGCCTTCGTAGCATGATCCTTGGGGCGGAACTGAAGCCGGGGCAGAGGCTGGTCGAAGATGATCTGTGCGAGCGGTTGAATGTCGGGCGCACGCCCGTGCGTGAAGCACTCCTCCTACTTCAGGGCGAGGGGTTCCTGAGCCGCGAACGCGGTTGGGTTGTCGAGACGATCGATCGAAGCCAGGTGCACGCTATCTTCGAAAGCCGCGCCGCCATCGAAGCGGCGACCGCGAGGCTCGCCGCACGCCATGCAGAGCCCGGCGAGCTCGAAGCGCTGGCGCTTCTGATCGAGGCCATGGAGCCCGCCGAATCCTTGACACGCGGCGAACTCAACACACTCAACACGCAATTCCACAAGCTCATCGTTACGGCGTCTAAGAACATGTTTCTCGGACAGTTCCATGAGCGCACCCAGTTCCATTATTGGATGCTGCGAGTACCCATCCTGTTTTCAGAAGCCGAAATTAAGGAAACCAACCTGCAGCATCGCCGCATTCTCGACGCGCTGGTCAAGGGTGATGAGGACGAGGCCGAACGCGCCGCTCGTGACCACGTCGAAGCGACGATGGCGATCGTGGAGCCCGCCATTCAACTCTAA
- a CDS encoding type II toxin-antitoxin system HicB family antitoxin: protein MNTMAYNGYHARIEFDADDEVFFGKIAGISDVIGFHGDSVAELKKAFHEAVDDYLDTCKKIGKEPQRPYSGKMIFRVAPEVHRRAALAAELSGKSLNQWAEEVLEEAADHFAEARLSA from the coding sequence ATGAATACCATGGCCTACAACGGGTATCACGCTCGCATCGAGTTCGACGCTGACGACGAAGTGTTTTTCGGCAAGATTGCAGGTATTTCCGATGTAATCGGCTTTCACGGTGACAGCGTCGCTGAACTCAAGAAAGCCTTCCATGAGGCAGTCGATGACTATCTCGACACCTGCAAGAAAATCGGCAAAGAGCCTCAGCGGCCCTATTCTGGGAAGATGATTTTTCGGGTCGCTCCGGAGGTCCATCGCCGAGCAGCTCTTGCTGCCGAGCTTTCGGGAAAGAGTCTCAACCAATGGGCAGAAGAGGTGCTGGAAGAAGCCGCCGACCACTTTGCGGAGGCACGCCTATCGGCGTAG
- a CDS encoding type II toxin-antitoxin system HicA family toxin, whose translation MIASTIKVPGLIDRRQNLLVAAGANVIEGNGSRVKFEKDGIIASFHRPHPDKEAKRYQVRDAREFLMQIGVTP comes from the coding sequence CTGATCGCATCGACGATCAAGGTGCCGGGGCTGATCGACAGGCGGCAAAACCTGCTTGTGGCTGCCGGAGCGAACGTAATTGAGGGGAATGGTTCCCGCGTTAAGTTTGAAAAAGACGGCATCATTGCGAGTTTCCATCGACCTCATCCGGACAAGGAAGCAAAGCGTTATCAGGTGCGCGATGCTCGCGAGTTCCTGATGCAGATTGGAGTAACGCCATGA
- a CDS encoding plastocyanin/azurin family copper-binding protein → MRYLQNTFAVFAIVCLATPAFAATIVKVTEGGEAGGPMTLTLDQSTIKAGEATFLVHNDAITEEHEVVLVKLKSADQQIVVDAAKGRVDEKKLKSMGEVSELKPGADGQLKAKLAPGSYVLLCNIKSHYEAGMHAMLTVTK, encoded by the coding sequence ATGCGATACCTCCAGAACACATTTGCCGTCTTTGCCATTGTCTGTCTTGCAACGCCTGCATTCGCCGCAACCATCGTCAAGGTCACAGAGGGTGGCGAAGCTGGTGGTCCGATGACCCTGACTCTCGACCAGTCCACGATCAAGGCCGGCGAGGCGACATTTCTCGTCCACAACGACGCCATTACGGAAGAACATGAGGTAGTACTTGTGAAGCTGAAGTCGGCCGATCAGCAAATTGTGGTTGATGCCGCCAAAGGGCGGGTCGACGAGAAGAAGCTCAAAAGCATGGGCGAAGTTTCCGAGCTGAAGCCAGGTGCCGATGGTCAGTTAAAAGCGAAACTTGCGCCGGGCTCCTACGTACTCCTCTGCAACATCAAGAGCCATTATGAAGCCGGCATGCACGCCATGTTGACGGTGACTAAATAG
- a CDS encoding universal stress protein, producing MIKHVLVATDGSDTAWKAVEMAANIARGPGARVTILHVILNAVRAEEASQLARAEHMVRRVSAITMPGQERALSSRHDLFKSSQGGIGETRSVLGERIVENAAERARTLGVNDVHTRVEPGDYAETILAVANEIGADMIVVGSRGLGRLAGMLLGSVSQKVAQQALCSVTIVR from the coding sequence ATGATCAAACACGTTCTTGTTGCAACAGACGGCTCCGATACGGCTTGGAAGGCCGTGGAGATGGCAGCCAACATCGCAAGGGGTCCGGGCGCGCGCGTTACTATCCTTCACGTCATATTGAACGCCGTGAGGGCCGAGGAAGCAAGCCAACTTGCACGAGCCGAGCATATGGTGCGGCGTGTCTCGGCGATCACGATGCCTGGGCAAGAGCGCGCCCTCTCCTCGAGGCACGATTTATTCAAAAGTTCGCAAGGCGGCATTGGCGAGACGAGGTCGGTGCTCGGAGAACGCATTGTCGAGAATGCGGCGGAACGTGCACGAACTCTTGGCGTCAACGACGTGCACACGCGGGTCGAACCTGGCGACTATGCTGAGACCATTCTCGCCGTAGCGAACGAGATTGGTGCAGACATGATCGTCGTCGGCAGCCGTGGGCTGGGAAGGTTAGCCGGGATGCTGCTTGGAAGCGTCTCGCAGAAGGTCGCACAACAGGCGCTTTGCTCGGTCACGATAGTGCGGTGA